One segment of Solanum lycopersicum chromosome 1, SLM_r2.1 DNA contains the following:
- the LOC138347291 gene encoding uncharacterized protein produces the protein MVDDNSTTERVEASEGGQLHNNLILRLERKISQLEEEVANMRDLAKLSISLGTQFGENIDNPPNQTATPDNPPIHISPPEPIRPNAFPPPHAQNTQFPFHHYYQHTKPTVPETTPNTNIPHTFGNNNPNPIYVETAPLTHDLHESESHQKDILIKTLTERLDNLTNRVQHVEGNKRLGGLRYEDLCMHPDVELPEGYKLPKFETFNGIGDPKAHLRMYCDKLVGVGRDERILMKLFMRSLTGEALSWYIEQDSRKWIKWVDMATDFMNRFGFNIENAPDWFYIQNLKKKPSESFREYAIRWRSEAARARPPMEESQMKDYFISAQEPQYYDRMMLVAEKSFAEIIKLGERIEEGIKNGTIINLEALQATNKALQSGGMTESRKKIGSVMMVHGTRTPLRHKTTNPPPSPYPHTPYPQHPSAPPPISPQPMPIYYQNAPPQYLHASYPVYNVQPTHFQTPPPTQTPNYRNRPSYERRPTKTYTPLAEPIAQLYERLKQAGYVSPIPALPVDVRAKWYDPNKVCAYHSGMKSHTTEVCRALKDKVQMLIDTKTIQLKDPTPNVANNPLPNHQVNMVEAGDVWDWEESIWAVETEEAMPTTAQAPLIVQGLAPFEVEVAAPRPPFAVYKASSPTQCDTHAVPWDYNKRETNVEETDVATGVTRSGRIYTSENLVQGSSSKSKAPIVELEDQSIWKKVKAKEYSVIEQLSKTPSQISILELLQSSETHRDALLKILGEAYVPSNITHGEVSQMVGQVFEAYKISFHKDELPIEGTTHNKALYISVQYQDKVINKALVDAGSGLNICPLSTLTRLGVDSAKIQTWKMNVRAFDGSQRGTIGEITLDMLIGPVTFPIAFQILDIPSSYNLLLGRPWIYMAGAVPSTLHQCLKFEWDYEEVVVHGEKGHPVYTIEGRENMDGEMYHTVELVGNIELQPWFSQKIIDMMAWFGFELGKGLGAKLQGIVEPIQPVRHSTTFGLGYKYTTEEWLDWRPPRDGYYYPLKKPIPPLYQSFRSAGFMGDNIDEISDDLKGLSLTKEEGKVCNVVINEEEKGGPSGSKEAKISVSNWTSTPSRPRRASGKIHYKNVESEIVAYNETAQLNLNDLEEVEDNEVPEELIKRVEEFEEKPNPNLVETEVVNLGNAEVIQETRVSIHMTKEDKKEYTKFLIENKDIFAWSYADMTGLSTAIVAHRLPTDPACPPVKQKLRKYKPEMSLKIKEEVSKQLDVGILQVTEYPTWLANVVPVPKKDGKVRVCVDYRDLNKASPKDNFPLPNIHILIHNCAKHETQSFVDCFAGYHQIEMHKDDAEKTAFITPWGVYNYK, from the exons ATGGTTGACGACAACAGCACCACTGAAAGGGTAGAAGCTTCTGAGGGAGGACAACTTCATAATAATCTTATCCTAAGACTCGAGCGCAAGATTTCGCAATTGGAAGAAGAGGTAGCCAACATGCGTGATTTGGCCAAGTTGTCTATCTCTCTTGGAACCCAATTTGGAGAAAACATAGATAATCCTCCTAATCAAACAGCCACGCCAGACAATCCTCCAATCCATATATCCCCACCTGAACCCATTCGTCCAAATGCCTTTCCACCACCCCACGCCCAAAATACCCAATTTCCATTTCACCACTATTACCAACATACCAAACCAACTGTCCCAGAAACAACCCCAAACACAAATATCCCACATACTTTTGGGAACAACAATCCCAATCCCATATACGTTGAAACTGCCCCTCTGACTCATGACCTCCATGAGTCAGAGTCCCATCAGAAAGACATCTTAATAAAAACCCTGACTGAGAGATTAGACAACTTGACCAACAGGGTACAACATGTGGAAGGAAACAAAAGGTTGGGAGGATTGCGCTATGAAGATCTGTGCATGCATCCTGATGTGGAACTGCCCGAAGGATACAAGCTTCCGAAGTTTGAGACGTTCAATGGCATTGGGGATCCCAAAGCCCACCTACGAATGTATTGCGACAAACTTGTAGGGGTGGGGAGAGATGAGAGGATACTCATGAAGTTGTTCATGAGAAGTCTTACTGGGGAGGCCCTATCATGGTACATTGAGCAAGACTCGCGGAAATGGATAAAATGGGTTGATATGGCAACTGACTTCATGAATAGGTTTGGTTTCAATATTGAAAATGCGCCTGATTGGTTTTACATTCAGAACCTAAAGAAGAAACCAAGTGAATCCTTCAGAGAATATGCCATAAGATGGAGGTCTGAGGCGGCTAGGGCCAGACCCCCTATGGAAGAATCTCAAATGAAAGACTATTTCATCAGTGCCCAAGAACCACAATACTATGACCGAATGATGCTGGTGGCTGAAAAGAGTTTCGCTGAAATCATCAAACTAGGCGAAAGAATTGAAGAAGGCATAAAGAATGGGACTATCATCAACTTGGAGGCTTTACAAGCAACCAACAAGGCTCTGCAATCTGGTGGAATGACAGAGAGTCGAAAGAAAATAGGTTCTGTAATGATGGTTCATGGAACTAGGACCCCTTTGAGGCACAAGACAACAAACCCACCACCATCCCCATACCCTCACACCCCATACCCTCAACATCCCTCAGCTCCACCCCCTATATCTCCCCAACCCATGCCAATATATTACCAAAATGCTCCTCCTCAATATTTGCATGCCTCATATCCTGTCTATAATGTTCAACCAACACACTTCCAAACTCCACCACCCACTCAAACACCAAATTACCGAAACAGACCTTCCTATGAAAGAAGACCTACAAAAACCTATACCCCTTTGGCTGAACCCATAGCACAACTTTATGAGAGACTGAAACAAGCTGGGTACGTCTCTCCAATTCCTGCATTACCTGTGGACGTTCGCGCGAAATGGTACGACCCTAACAAGGTCTGCGCCTACCATTCTGGGATGAAGAGCCACACCACCGAAGTTTGTAGAGCCCTTAAGGATAAGGTTCAAATGTTGATTGATACAAAGACCATCCAACTGAAGGATCCTACACCGAATGTTGCGAATAATCCTCTCCCTAACCATCAAGTCAACATGGTGGAAGCTGGTGATGTCTGGGATTGGGAAGAATCTATCTGGGCCGTCGAAACAGAGGAAGCCATGCCTACCACTGCCCAGGCACCACTAATAGTGCAAGGACTCGCCCCATTTGAAGTAGAAGTTGCTGCACCCAGACCACCATTCGCTGTCTATAAGGCATCCTCCCCAACACAATGTGACACACATGCTGTACCTTGGGATTACAACAAAAGAGAAACAAATGTGGAAGAGACAGATGTTGCAACAGGGGTCACCAGATCTGGAAGAATTTACACTTCTGAAAATTTGGTTCAGGGAAGCTCTAGCAAATCCAAAGCGCCAATCGTAGAGCTCGAGGATCAAAGTATTTGGAAAAAGGTTAAAGCTAAAGAATACTCTGTCATTGAGCAGCTGAGTAAAACCCCTTCCCAAATATCAATTCTGGAGTTACTACAATCTTCCGAAACTCATCGAGATGCCCTTCTGAAGATCCTTGGTGAAGCTTATGTCCCGTCCAACATCACTCATGGAGAGGTATCCCAAATGGTGGGGCAGGTATTTGAGGCTTACAAAATATCTTTTCACAAAGATGAACTGCCAATCGAAGGAACAACTCACAATAAAGCTTTGTACATTTCGGTTCAGTATCAGGATAAGGTGATAAACAAAGCATTAGTTGATGCAGGTTCAGGTTTAAACATTTGCCCTCTGAGCACACTGACGAGGCTGGGTGTGGATAGTGCAAAAATTCAGACATGGAAGATGAATGTGAGGGCATTTGACGGCTCTCAGAGAGGCACTATTGGGGAGATAACCTTGGACATGCTCATTGGTCCTGTCACTTTCCCCatagctttccaaattttggaCATCCCTTCATCGTACAACTTATTATTGGGTCGTCCATGGATTTATATGGCTGGAGCGGTTCCATCTACTCTTCACCAATGCCTGAAGTTTGAATGGGATTATGAAGAGGTTGTGGTCCATGGGGAAAAAGGGCATCCTGTATACACGATTGAAGGAAGAGAGAATATGGATGGCGAAATGTACCATACAGTGGAGCTTGTTGGTAATATTGAGTTGCAACCTTGGTTCAGCCAAAAAATCATAGATATGATGGCCTGGTTCGGTTTCGAGCTTGGGAAAGGTTTGGGGGCTAAATTACAAGGGATAGTCGAACCTATACAGCCTGTTCGACATTCCACCACTTTTGGTTTGGGTTATAAATACACCACCGAAGAATGGCTCGATTGGCGACCACCTAGAGATGGGTACTACTATCCATTGAAGAAACCCATACCGCCATTGTATCAATCATTTCGATCAGCAGGTTTCATGGGAGACAATATTGATGAGATCTCAGACGACTTGAAGGGGTTATCGCTAACCAAAGAAGAAGGGAAAGTTTGCAACGTCGTGATCAACGAGGAGGAGAAAGGGGGCCCTAGTGGAAGCAAAGAGGCAAAGATCAGCGTCAGCAACTGGACCTCGACTCCATCCAGACCTCGTCGAGCATCTGG caaaattcattataaaaatgtCGAATCTGAGATTGTGGCATACAATGAGACTGCTCAGCTTAACCTTAATGACTTAGAAGAAGTCGAAGACAATGAGGTTCCCGAGGAGTTAATCAAAAGGGTTGAGGAATTCGAGGAAAAACCCAATCCAAATTTGGTAGAGACAGAAGTGGTGAATTTGGGAAATGCAGAGGTGATACAAGAAACCCGAGTAAGCATCCATATGACAAAAGAAGACAAGAAAGAGTATACCAAGTTTCTCATAGAGAATAAGGATATTTTCGCGTGGTCCTACGCAGACATGACAGGGTTAAGTACTGCAATCGTAGCCCATCGACTACCCACTGATCCAGCATGTCCTCCGGTAAAACAGAAGCTGAGAAAATACAAGCCCGAGATgagtttgaaaatcaaagaagaagtatcAAAGCAATTAGATGTTGGGATACTCCAAGTGACAGAATACCCAACTTGGCTTGCAAATGTCGTTCCAGTGCCCAAGAAAGACGGCAAGGTCAGAGTTTGCGTGGATTACCGAGATCTCAATAAAGCTAGCCCTAAAGATAACTTTCCGTTACCAAACATACACATACTGATTCATAATTGTGCTAAGCACGAAACtcagtcatttgtggattgcTTTGCCGGCTATCATCAAATCGAGATGCACAAAGACGACGCTGAGAAAACCGCTTTCATCACGCCGTGGGGCGTCTATAACTACAAGTGA
- the TPS7 gene encoding (E)-beta-ocimene synthase encodes MVSIFSNAGMMMVTFNRPSFTCFSSLHHYSISARGAINNISTPISATRRSGNYKPTMWDFQFIQSLHNPYEGDKYMKRLNELKKEVKKMMMTVEGSHDEELEKLELIDNLERLGVSYHFKDEIMQILRSINININIAPPDSLYTTSLKFRLLRQHGFHISQDVLKDFKDENGNLKQSICKDTKGMLELYEASFLSTETENTLKSATRFTMSHLKNYVDNHSCGNQDDDIIVELVVHALELPRHWMMPKLETEWYIRIYGRMPNANPLLLELAKLDFNIVQAAHQQDLKILSRWWKSMSLAEKLSFSRDRLVEDFFWSVGLAFEPQHSLCRRMLAKNVAFIIVIDDIYDVYGSLDELEIFTHAVERWDIKAMEQLPDYMKICYLSLFNTTNEMAYHILKQQGINVLPYLTKQWTDLCKSYLQEAKWYHNGHKPRLEEYMDNAWISIATPLVLLHAFIFLTNPITQEALESLNNYPDIIRRCAIINRFVDDLGTSSDELKRGDVPKSIQCYMNDTGASEEEAREHINLLIKEMWEVMNKDQISKQVLFSEEFIKIVFNFSRTSHCVYQHGDGHGIQNSHITNRISKLLFEPLII; translated from the exons ATGGTTTCAATATTCAGTAACGCAGGGATGATGATGGTCACCTTCAATAGACCATCATTTACTTGTTTTTCCTCACTCCATCACTACTCTATATCTGCTCGAGGCGCCATCAACAACATTAGTACTCCTATTTCTGCCACAAGGCGTTCGGGGAATTACAAGCCTACCATGTGGgattttcaatttattcaatCCCTACACAATCCTTATGAG GGAGACAAGTATATGAAGCGTTTAAACGAACTAAAGAAAGaagtgaagaagatgatgatgacggTGGAGGGATCACATGATGAAGAGTTAGAGAAGTTGGAGTTGATTGATAATTTAGAGAGGCTCGGAGTGAGTTACCACTTTAAAGATGAAATTATGCAAATATTGAGGagcattaatattaatattaatatagcCCCACCAGATTCATTATATACCACATCTTTGAAATTTAGACTCTTGAGACAACATGGTTTTCATATCTCACAAG ATGTATTGAAAGATTTCAAAGACGAGAATGGAAATCTGAAGCAGAGTATTTGTAAAGACACAAAAGGTATGTTAGAATTATATGAAGCATCATTTCTCTCTACAGAAACTGAAAACACGCTGAAAAGTGCAACAAGATTCACGATGTCACATCTAAAGAATTATGTCGACAATCATTCATGTGGAAATCAAGACGATGATATAATAGTGGAATTAGTGGTCCATGCTTTGGAACTTCCAAGACATTGGATGATGCCAAAATTAGAGACAGAGTGGTATATTAGAATTTATGGGAGAATGCCAAATGCTAATCCTCTTCTGCTGGAGCTTGCAAAGTTGGACTTCAACATTGTCCAAGCAGCACACCAacaagatttgaaaattttgtcgAG GTGGTGGAAGAGCATGAGTTTGGCAGAGAAGTTATCATTTTCAAGAGATAGACTGGTGGAAGACTTTTTCTGGTCAGTGGGATTAGCATTTGAGCCTCAACACAGCTTGTGTCGAAGAATGTTGGCGAAAAACGTTGCTTTTATAATCGTCATAGATGACATTTATGATGTCTATGGTAGTCTTGATGAGTTGGAAATCTTCACTCATGCTGTTGAAAG ATGGGATATAAAAGCAATGGAGCAGCTTCCAGACTACATGAAAATATGTTACCTTTCGCTCTTCAACACTACCAATGAAATGGCCTATCATATTCTCAAACAACAAGGGATTAATGTCCTGCCCTACCTCACAAAACAA TGGACAGATTTATGCAAATCATACTTGCAAGAAGCAAAATGGTACCACAATGGGCATAAGCCAAGACTAGAAGAGTACATGGATAATGCATGGATTTCAATTGCAACTCCTTTGGTATTACTCCATGCATTCATCTTTCTCACCAATCCAATAACCCAAGAGGCATTGGAATCCTTGAACAATTATCCAGACATAATTCGTCGGTGTGCTATAATTAATCGTTTCGTCGATGATTTGGGGACATCATCG GATGAATTGAAAAGAGGTGATGTTCCCAAGTCGATACAATGTTACATGAATGACACGGGTGCTTCAGAAGAAGAGGCAAGAGAACACATCAATTTATTGATAAAGGAGATGTGGGAAGTGATGAACAAAGACCAAATTAGTAAACAAGTGCTATTTTCGGAAGAATTCATTAagattgtgtttaatttttcaAGAACATCACACTGCGTGTATCAGCATGGAGATGGGCATGGAATTCAAAATTCTCACATAACAAATCGGATTTCCAAATTACTCTTTGAGCCTctcattatataa